GGGCAAGGATTCAACCCTGCAGGCCATGGCGAAGCACGTGCTTAAAGGCCATGAGCGTGACAACCACGTCCTCACGCTGGCCCTTACCCGCGAGCCGCCGGCGGGACAAGAATACCGCCCGGACAATACCAAAGACCCATTTGTGCGGCGGATGACGGCCGCCCTAGCGCCCCTACGGGAGTTGCCGCCCGCTACGGGCAGCATTGATGCTGATTTTGCCACCCTCATGCAGCTCCACCACCAGAGCGGCGTAGCCTTAGCGCGGGTGGAGCTGTCTTTCGGCCGCAATGAGGAGGTCAAAGCCGCTGCCCGCAACATTGTTCGGGATGAGCAAGTGGAGGTCAAGCAGTACCAGCGCTGGCTGAAGGCCCATGCCTTGGCGCCCTCCAACTAACTACTTCTTGCTCTTGATGCTGCTCAACATTCCGAATGCTGTTGCCTCAACCTGCCCCCTGCTAAGCTTTCCCCTGCTGCTGGCCCGTTATGATAGCCGGAGCATCCCTGCGCAGCTGTGTGGCGCACGCCGGGCCCACAGCCGCGCAGGGCTAGCAGGCACTTTGCAGCCGGCGTCAGTTTGTGTGCCAGTAAGCTTTTTATTTAGGCCATACTGGCGTGTTCAAAGCCAGTTCCCTTAAAATAAGACATAGGCGTCCCTGCGAGGCGCCTCGTAATTGTGCACTTTCCCGGACAAATACTGTTCATAACCTGCGGGTGTAGTTCCCGTACTTTGCAGTCCACCTTGGCCCAGTATGGGTCGTC
This genomic window from Hymenobacter sp. DG01 contains:
- a CDS encoding DUF305 domain-containing protein, whose protein sequence is MKPHLVLVAGLLVGSLVAASCSSRHDSDEYEQKDQAGAKTKPVPAPVKRPTSLRDTVQLLMQQLDTVRRIGCWDEDFARVMTVHHAGAQRLAAVEIAQGKDSTLQAMAKHVLKGHERDNHVLTLALTREPPAGQEYRPDNTKDPFVRRMTAALAPLRELPPATGSIDADFATLMQLHHQSGVALARVELSFGRNEEVKAAARNIVRDEQVEVKQYQRWLKAHALAPSN